The stretch of DNA GAAAAAATCCTCCCAAAGCTAAAtcaggaattttcatttgactTCCCGCAGTCTTATGAGGATTTCCTGGAACTCCTCGCGGGGGATGATGAGGGAGAACGTTTGACTGCCCTTGTGGCCAACAGTCATCCCCATTTGCAGCCAGAGAACAAGGAGAAAACTCCAATTCTCTTCTCCTTCCTCCTTCAGCGCATCAATGATGCCTTCTCAGAGATCTCACGAACTTCCGCAAAGATTTCCTGGAAGATTCTCAGTCAGATCACACCGCATCTCTATGATTTACTCCATTTGAATCAATTGGAATGTGTTCAGCTCTTTCAGGCTGTTCTACGGGAGAAGCAGGAAGAATTCCGCGCGCGGAAGAGTGTCTTCCCGGGCATGGATACCCTGATCTTCCTCAAGCTCATTCCTCTTCTCTTCTCCACATCTGACTTCCGGCATAGCGTTGCCACGCCGGCTTTCATCTTTATCAGTCAAATTCTCACGCATTGTGAATTCCAACGACGGACGGACTTTGCACGAGCTCTCCTGCTCATCTCAACCATCCTGGAATTTACAAATCTCTCAAAACGTTTCCTGCCAGCTGTCACGGTGTGCTTAACGCAAATTCTGGCACTTTGTATCCCCCGACGGGCTGTGGAAGTGATCAAACTCATCCCACCGTTCAAGAAGGAAATGCGAATGAGTCTGGTGCTGGACGAAGAGCCACCAAAAGTCCCCGAAAGGGAACTAAAAATGACTTCTGAAGATCTTATTGAGACAAAAGTAACACAATCCTTCCGCGTAAGGCTCCTCCATGTCACTCTGGGGCTCTGTAGGTGCTTCCTGGAGCAACAGATGGCAAGTCCAGGTGCCAAGTACACAGCTGACGACATTGAGGGGCACCTGGAGCGAATCCCACTGGAAAAGTATCCGGAAGAGACGCAGAAATTGGCCCAAATGGTCAAGGATCAAATTAAGGGCATTGCCGAGCGCCCCATGAACTTCCTCGTGCCACCCAAGAAGCTCTCAGCTGTACCCCAATTGCGTCAAATTGATCCCAAAATCAACGATACCACCTTCACAGATAGGCGCAGGAAGCAAGTTCAGGACGCCAAGGCCATCCAGGATAGCCTCAGGCACAAAGTGAAGCGTGAGACAAAGAGTGCCCTCCGGGAGATTCGTCGTGATGCCGAATTCATCGGAAAGATGCGCCTTAAGCGACAAATGCAGCTCGACCGGGAGCGCAGGGAGAAGGTTAAGAGAATCTTTGCCGAAGCATCAGATCAGCAGGCTGAACTCAATGCCATGGACCGTAGCAATAAAAGGCGGAagcgatgattttttttattcttgttcTTTATTTCTCCAGactttgaataaaaagtttgacaaaaaaaatctcttctaaaatctattttttctttcttttcttttactttcatGCCGCGCGCCTCGATTGTACTTTTGCCGTGATTTTTATGGAGGCTGGGCGGGGTGTGTGCCCCactaataaatgaaaattcttcattttctacacttttttcttcttcattttactTCCTAAAGAGTATTgcgtaatttttctttcatttttgcattttaaactaacaaaataaatgttaaattatATCGCCTAAAAAATGTGTGGTGTGTGAGGAAAATATGACTAAAGAGAgatgaagaaatataaaaggaAATGGGCAAGGAGATAATAAAGAAAGTTAAGTACACAAAAGGGAGGAAGGAAGGATTTCAAGGGGATTGTAGGGAAAGCAAGGGCAGCAATGGAGAAAACTCAAAGTAAGTAATTCGTTTGAGATTCGATTTTCGCGATTTtctagtgaaaaaaaaaagaataattttaacacttggaggacaaaactggtaatTGCGgccaattaaactttttttaatcgtcaTAGGATAAAATCTATCTAACTTATCTTGATAATAGAACTCCAATTACTACAAgtttgttgaaagaaaatgtggaaaaaccttttctttatgataaaaaattaagctcaaagtttgagaTTAGAAATTCATGTCCTCTGCTCTGAATGTTaaattgtatttgaaacttctaAAAGGATATTTGAAGCAAGCCTGATCTTAGATGGTTCAAGCCTGAACACAGTCTATTACagtttttacttaaaatatgCCCTCAAGTTACTACTAAGGCTTTTAAGATCCCTTTCAGAAACTAGTTGATTAATTTAGCCCCATGGAGTCATTTTCTACAAAAGGCATTTTTACAAGTTAGGAAGAATAGAGTATCTGAGATAAATCCTCAATTTGGGAACGTTCTTTAGTtagataataaattcaaaaatttcatacaaaattaggaacaaaaataaaattatttcttcagaaaaaaattgttagaattcataacctcaaaaatatgttattagaattgttttaatttttttttaaattaaatgttgtaaaattaatttttatttgtcagGCTTTTTCGGTGTTTTCACGACTTCTTTCTCTGTGCTTTACAATGCAACAAAAATCTTCTCCTCAAACTTGATTCACTTCACCCCATTCTCCCCTAAACTTAACCCTTCTGTGAAGGAGCCCTAATGAGATTCTAAATtagaatttctaacgtttttttcAAAGGAGTTTAATCACTCTTATCCATTCTTCATTCGAGGAATTGGGGCACaattagttaaaaaataaataaataagagatCTCCCAAAAATGCTAGAAATTGCGTAATTATCTTCtcacgttttttttgtctctttaaatGTCCTGTAACGCGAGAAAACGGCTTTTTTGGACGATTTCATATTCTCTTTTGATCCTTTATGAGATATCTGACTCTttcctaaatatttctttgtaattgaacgaggaatttttcttcgttttaaTTCTCATTGAGTTTTCTCTCACACTGTGCTCTCttctttttgaacttttcaccACAGtttcccctaaaaaaaaaaggctattttttcttcaagagtATAACAATAAAACGATCGTAACGTCTAATTAGGCTACATTAGATAGATCAATGAGATTCTTAGAGAATAGAATAATTATAATGTGGGGAAAAGAAGACAACATGATGAGTTTTTTTAcacattacaattttttagacacaaattaatcattttattcttttttaaacttaaattaaatttatcaagaaaatatcattatttttttcttcactttgccgcactttttaagtaaattgctctttgcaattcttttttttcttattcatttttttcttagaattcgTGAGATTCGCTAAATgcagtgattttttcttcttctcttgttGTCGTGAATTTGCCcgcgtttttttcttttatttcccttGCATTATGCCGGTCTTCCTCCACGACAAAATTCCCCCATAAATGGCActaaaatctataaaattttaattattaaaaactaattaattttctatttagttattttttcatttttttttttaatattatctcccatttaataaacttttttatttttattatttaaactgTTTGTATAGATgtttaattgttaaaaaaatcatttactaTTCTGGCACtatttcattttgtgaaaaaaaaaaatactaaaatttgagaaaaaagaattaaaactttagaggaatttgaaaaacattaaaggTGATGAAGGAgggagaaattaataataattttttaataaatctatatcagaaataaacgtgaaaattgcacatagaatttaaataattagtgaaaaaaattttaattctaattttattctaattccagatctatgtttttttttattttacaattttttttaatagttttttttttcaagagctccaaacacttttttttataatgtaaaaaaaatcaaggcacaatattccttaaaaatacttgttttttttattcaataattgaaatttttctttttgaattatttacaagaaaaaaaatgttagaaatatatttctttaaccACTATACAAGTTTTTTatatattcaataaaaaacgttttatttttttttagttattgCTTGTGAATTaatcattaataaatcaacgttttcttgtgatttttcttttcaaaaaaaatcttcaaggaTAAAGATCGACTTTTTCCttattctctcaattttgtgcttaattaaaattaattataaatgaaaaaagatttctcatttaaacaaaaaaaaattaataattgacAATAtagggaagaaaaattaaaaaaaaaaagattaacaTTTTGAGAAAAGTGTTTAAGAAATTGCACATAATTgctcttaataatttttttctctttctccctACAAAATCCTCCAATATAAAGACTTCTcattaatatataaataattaatattaataatatattttttaaaaattgtaaatattcgTGATTGTATTTCTCTTCTagtaataaattcttatttgtttgcaaatttctttctttcggtgtaaaacaaaaaatattttgattagaGCCACAATTATTCAGATTagaattttatacaaaaaaatatataaagaaaaaaatctacttacgatttccaaataaaaataaattgaaaaaatattttctgaaaattccagcttaactaattttttgatttcacttttttttaaactttaatttttgtaaatattttttttttagagatatCA from Lutzomyia longipalpis isolate SR_M1_2022 chromosome 1, ASM2433408v1 encodes:
- the LOC129788138 gene encoding nucleolar protein 14 homolog, which encodes MGKKAKKRGIADAVYTKKAAPVAKKANPFENHVNRTKYAVLNRKTNHERGIPGVARQRAFDKRKATLGVELMKQNKSNSFRDRRIGGPEGGDEAMRARFVAEMKSLYGQKSGQSKRKRLFNLNEEDTLTHKGQTIESIEKGDDAPSDRDEDSEEEGALDAKYTELAHFGGGGEAGGVKLGGKEALEEMIAETKRRKAEIAREKDAVQTMTEKLDRDWRDLIPLIGKLSRGDQDERAKPDAYDRTMREMIFEARGEPTDKLKSLAEIEKEEREKREKLERARLARMQAATKKDKIPNHRSVDDLDDGYTTIAAHEEAPEGLEALEAPEELQKKLPGEEDDSEESSSDDESAEEIEKILPKLNQEFSFDFPQSYEDFLELLAGDDEGERLTALVANSHPHLQPENKEKTPILFSFLLQRINDAFSEISRTSAKISWKILSQITPHLYDLLHLNQLECVQLFQAVLREKQEEFRARKSVFPGMDTLIFLKLIPLLFSTSDFRHSVATPAFIFISQILTHCEFQRRTDFARALLLISTILEFTNLSKRFLPAVTVCLTQILALCIPRRAVEVIKLIPPFKKEMRMSLVLDEEPPKVPERELKMTSEDLIETKVTQSFRVRLLHVTLGLCRCFLEQQMASPGAKYTADDIEGHLERIPLEKYPEETQKLAQMVKDQIKGIAERPMNFLVPPKKLSAVPQLRQIDPKINDTTFTDRRRKQVQDAKAIQDSLRHKVKRETKSALREIRRDAEFIGKMRLKRQMQLDRERREKVKRIFAEASDQQAELNAMDRSNKRRKR